A window of Silurus meridionalis isolate SWU-2019-XX chromosome 4, ASM1480568v1, whole genome shotgun sequence contains these coding sequences:
- the mapre2 gene encoding microtubule-associated protein RP/EB family member 2 isoform X3, producing MAVNVYSTSITQETMSRHDITAWVNDLLSLNYTKVEQLSSGAAYCQFMDMLFPGCISLKKVKFQAKLEHEYIHNFKLLQASFKRMNVDKIIPVEKLVKGRFQDNLDFIQWFKKFFDANYDGKEYDPVQARQGQDAIPPPDPGEQIFNLPKKSPHAASSPTAGAARSATATPKSSTSTSRPSSAKKGPVTTAAIPAKGEKELEAQVAQLNEQMNTLKLALEGAEKERDYYFGKLREVELLCQDQGQDNGPFVERIMEILYSTDEQETEGEGEHEALAQEAEAEVPDDTQDEY from the exons ATGGCGGTCAACGTGTATTCTACCTCAATCACCCAGGAGACTATGAGCAGGCATGACATCACGGCCTGGGTCAACGACCTGCTCAGCCTAAACTACACGAAAGTGGAGCAGCTGTCTTCAG GTGCTGCTTACTGTCAGTTTATGGATATGCTATTCCCTGGCTGCATCAGTCTTAAGAAGGTCAAGTTCCAGGCCAAGCTGGAGCACGAGTACATTCACAACTTCAAACTTCTTCAAGCCTCCTTCAAGCGGATGAACgtggacaag ATAATTCCAGTAGAGAAGCTAGTCAAGGGTCGATTTCAGGATAACCTGGATTTCATCCAGTGGTTCAAAAAGTTCTTCGACGCCAACTATGATGGTAAGGAGTACGATCCTGTCCAGGCACGTCAGGGGCAGGACGCCATTCCTCCTCCAGACCCCGGGGAGCAGATCTTCAACCTGCCTAAGAAGTCACCCCATGCAGCCAGCTCTCCCACAGCAG GGGCAGCTAGGTCAGCGACTGCAACCCCCAAATCGTCCACGTCAACCTCGCGACCCTCTTCTGCCAAAAAGGGCCCTGTAACGACAGCAGCCATCCCGGCCAAGGGCGAGAAGGAGCTGGAGGCTCAAGTAGCGCAGCTTAACGAACAG ATGAACACGTTAAAGCTGGCCCTTGAGGGTGCGGAGAAGGAGCGGGACTACTACTTCGGGAAGCTGCGGGAAGTGGAGCTGCTGTGCCAGGATCAGGGCCAGGATAACGGACCCTTTGTGGAAAGAATTATGGAAATACTCTACTCCACAGATGAACAg gagactgaaggagaaggagaacatGAGGCTCTGGCACAGGAAGCGGAAGCGGAAGTCCCCGACGACACACAGGATGAATATTGA
- the mapre2 gene encoding microtubule-associated protein RP/EB family member 2 isoform X1 — translation MPGPTQALSPNGENNNDIIEDNGTNIIPYRKNTVRGERAYSWGMAVNVYSTSITQETMSRHDITAWVNDLLSLNYTKVEQLSSGAAYCQFMDMLFPGCISLKKVKFQAKLEHEYIHNFKLLQASFKRMNVDKIIPVEKLVKGRFQDNLDFIQWFKKFFDANYDGKEYDPVQARQGQDAIPPPDPGEQIFNLPKKSPHAASSPTAGAARSATATPKSSTSTSRPSSAKKGPVTTAAIPAKGEKELEAQVAQLNEQMNTLKLALEGAEKERDYYFGKLREVELLCQDQGQDNGPFVERIMEILYSTDEQETEGEGEHEALAQEAEAEVPDDTQDEY, via the exons ATGCCAGGTCCCACTCAAGCACTGTCCCCGAACGGAGAGAATAATAACGACATCATTGAGGACAATGGAACCAACATCATCCCTTACAGAAAGAACACAGTGCGAGGAGAACGGGCGTACAg CTGGGGCATGGCGGTCAACGTGTATTCTACCTCAATCACCCAGGAGACTATGAGCAGGCATGACATCACGGCCTGGGTCAACGACCTGCTCAGCCTAAACTACACGAAAGTGGAGCAGCTGTCTTCAG GTGCTGCTTACTGTCAGTTTATGGATATGCTATTCCCTGGCTGCATCAGTCTTAAGAAGGTCAAGTTCCAGGCCAAGCTGGAGCACGAGTACATTCACAACTTCAAACTTCTTCAAGCCTCCTTCAAGCGGATGAACgtggacaag ATAATTCCAGTAGAGAAGCTAGTCAAGGGTCGATTTCAGGATAACCTGGATTTCATCCAGTGGTTCAAAAAGTTCTTCGACGCCAACTATGATGGTAAGGAGTACGATCCTGTCCAGGCACGTCAGGGGCAGGACGCCATTCCTCCTCCAGACCCCGGGGAGCAGATCTTCAACCTGCCTAAGAAGTCACCCCATGCAGCCAGCTCTCCCACAGCAG GGGCAGCTAGGTCAGCGACTGCAACCCCCAAATCGTCCACGTCAACCTCGCGACCCTCTTCTGCCAAAAAGGGCCCTGTAACGACAGCAGCCATCCCGGCCAAGGGCGAGAAGGAGCTGGAGGCTCAAGTAGCGCAGCTTAACGAACAG ATGAACACGTTAAAGCTGGCCCTTGAGGGTGCGGAGAAGGAGCGGGACTACTACTTCGGGAAGCTGCGGGAAGTGGAGCTGCTGTGCCAGGATCAGGGCCAGGATAACGGACCCTTTGTGGAAAGAATTATGGAAATACTCTACTCCACAGATGAACAg gagactgaaggagaaggagaacatGAGGCTCTGGCACAGGAAGCGGAAGCGGAAGTCCCCGACGACACACAGGATGAATATTGA